From the Chloroflexota bacterium genome, one window contains:
- a CDS encoding glycoside hydrolase family 127 protein, translating to MSETKIKAPFFRPLPLGSIRPDGWLRQQLLIQANGLSGKLDEFWPDVRDSRWFGGHTEGWERAPYWLDGLIPLAFLLDDDALKGKVTRYMNTIIGRQHEDGWLGPRAMVIAGGKEEDQRYDLWGQFLATKVLVQYYDATGDERAITALERALRKVDEHIDLAPLFNWGQFRWFEALIAIYWLYERNGQPWLLDLAVKLQAQGFDWGCFFDRWPLSGPTPKGRWNFMGHVVNNAMAIKSHGLWWQMSGDDRDRQAVYDMMEKLDRHHGMATGLFSGDECLAGKNPSQGTELCAVVEQMFSLEVLLSIMGDPRFGDRLEKIAFNALPATFSPDMWSHQYDQQVNQVECSVKEGRIWTTNGPEANIFGVDPNYGCCTANLSQGWPKFASHLWMQTADGGIAAVAYAPSQVSLEIHGTAICVKLDTDYPFRDTLTFTVTSGRELRFPLHLRVPSWAEGARIRIGHETMRPEPGTFHPIERQWTGTTTVVLTLPMSPTLRHRPNNAIAIERGPLLYALGIGEDWQRIHEDLPYRELPHADWEVYPTTTWNYALDVNEETLPEDAEVIEHPLGNCPFSPEGAPVRMHVKGRRVPHWQVEEGSAQQVPDSPVATEEPIEELQLIPYGCTNLRIAEFPVVQGKTP from the coding sequence GTGAGCGAGACAAAAATCAAGGCACCCTTCTTCCGGCCATTGCCGCTGGGTAGCATCCGTCCCGACGGCTGGCTGAGGCAACAGCTTCTGATTCAGGCCAACGGGCTGAGTGGAAAGCTGGATGAGTTCTGGCCCGATGTCAGGGACAGCCGCTGGTTCGGCGGACACACGGAGGGCTGGGAGCGGGCGCCCTACTGGCTGGACGGCCTGATCCCGCTGGCGTTCCTGTTGGATGATGACGCGCTCAAGGGCAAGGTCACCCGCTACATGAACACCATCATCGGCCGCCAGCACGAGGACGGCTGGCTCGGTCCGCGGGCTATGGTGATCGCTGGCGGGAAGGAGGAAGACCAACGCTATGACCTCTGGGGCCAGTTCCTGGCCACCAAGGTGCTTGTGCAGTATTACGACGCCACGGGAGACGAACGCGCCATCACAGCACTCGAAAGAGCGCTGCGCAAGGTTGACGAGCACATCGATCTCGCACCGCTGTTCAACTGGGGACAGTTTCGCTGGTTTGAGGCGCTGATTGCCATCTATTGGCTCTATGAGAGGAACGGCCAGCCATGGCTGCTGGACCTGGCCGTCAAGCTGCAAGCCCAGGGATTCGACTGGGGCTGCTTCTTCGATCGCTGGCCTCTGTCCGGACCTACGCCAAAGGGCCGCTGGAATTTCATGGGGCACGTCGTCAACAACGCCATGGCGATCAAATCCCATGGACTATGGTGGCAGATGAGCGGTGATGATCGTGACCGGCAGGCCGTTTATGACATGATGGAAAAACTGGACCGCCATCACGGCATGGCAACGGGCCTGTTTTCGGGAGATGAGTGTCTGGCTGGAAAGAACCCTTCCCAGGGCACCGAGCTTTGCGCGGTCGTGGAGCAGATGTTTTCGCTGGAGGTGCTGCTTTCAATCATGGGCGACCCTCGCTTCGGCGACCGTCTGGAGAAGATCGCTTTCAACGCCCTGCCGGCGACCTTTTCGCCCGACATGTGGTCGCACCAGTATGATCAGCAGGTCAACCAGGTGGAGTGCAGCGTGAAAGAGGGCCGCATCTGGACCACCAACGGGCCCGAGGCGAACATTTTCGGTGTGGATCCAAACTACGGCTGCTGTACTGCAAATCTCAGCCAGGGCTGGCCCAAATTCGCCTCGCATCTCTGGATGCAGACGGCAGATGGCGGCATTGCGGCAGTCGCTTATGCACCCAGCCAGGTCAGCCTGGAGATCCATGGGACCGCGATCTGCGTTAAGCTGGACACCGACTATCCATTCCGGGATACCCTGACCTTCACGGTGACCAGCGGCCGGGAGCTGCGCTTCCCACTGCACCTTCGAGTGCCCTCGTGGGCAGAAGGGGCGCGCATCCGGATCGGGCATGAGACGATGCGCCCGGAGCCAGGAACATTTCACCCTATCGAGCGCCAGTGGACCGGCACAACCACAGTCGTTTTAACATTGCCAATGTCTCCCACCTTGAGGCATCGCCCGAATAATGCCATCGCCATCGAACGGGGGCCGTTGCTCTACGCCCTTGGAATCGGTGAGGATTGGCAACGAATTCATGAAGACCTGCCCTACCGGGAATTGCCCCACGCCGATTGGGAGGTTTATCCGACAACGACCTGGAACTACGCCCTCGATGTGAATGAGGAGACGCTTCCAGAAGACGCGGAAGTGATTGAACATCCCCTGGGGAACTGCCCATTTTCCCCGGAGGGTGCTCCTGTCCGCATGCACGTGAAGGGCCGGCGAGTTCCCCACTGGCAGGTAGAAGAGGGCTCTGCACAGCAAGTACCGGACAGCCCGGTCGCAACGGAAGAGCCGATAGAGGAATTGCAGTTGATCCCCTACGGGTGCACGAATCTTCGCATCGCCGAATTTCCCGTGGTCCAAGGGAAGACCCCATGA
- a CDS encoding glycoside hydrolase family 38 C-terminal domain-containing protein — MPRTTVHMIGQAHLDPVWLWRWTEGRAEALATSQSAVDRLHEYPDFQFVRGEAQIYRWIEQENPHLLDQIVEFIRQGRWHVVNGMIVQPDMNLPQGESFVRHVLLGKAVMRERLGTEPRIAYCVDSFGHAGTLPQILKKCGFDAYVFMRPGPHEKELPAQAFWWQAPDGSRVLAFRITASYTSRTGDQAKHIQQAVDAKPTGLSHTMCFFGLGNHGGGPTRQQIENVQAIAGTHSDLDIRFSSPQAYFSSIRPQADILPVVAEELQFHAVGCYSANSALKRAHRQAECHLLVAERMAVMAQLWAGRSAPMQSLRTLWQDLCFNQFHDTLGGCSIKEAEDDTIMALGRVILGADEIANSAGRAIAAGIDTEGPGGTLVLFNPFPYPSTRYVEYEPWTEWQRWQDGHWGLLDEKGQAVVHQLIETHEALSRSDHGLDRILFQAKLPPLGYRVYRFAPGLQHANAAPVAHATPTTLQNERLSVRLDPSTGVIVSCVDKASGLELVSSRGWNVAQVLEDTSDTWSHDVRRFGKVVGHFGNARISVCDDGPLQASLLVGRSYEGSTWLQQIILRQGRAEILIRNWLHWQGRWRMIKLAFDLPTDLPQATHDVPFGWCNRPCDGAEVPTQMWMDVSGPARGHPEQRVGLALIDDGKYGCDVAGSMLRLTILRSPPYAYHQPHLPGSKKHYDWIDQGLQQFTLVLSPHAGDWRDAQVVRRAREINLPVVPITMHCHPGPRPAIASLATLSSPELELTALKPAEDGDGFIVRIADRHGRGGAGKLSWQDLSFPLTVAPREVITLRLSSGRGRWQANLCDMIEKPL, encoded by the coding sequence ATGCCCAGAACGACAGTTCACATGATCGGTCAGGCCCACCTGGACCCTGTATGGCTCTGGCGTTGGACCGAAGGGCGGGCCGAGGCCCTGGCTACCAGCCAGTCAGCCGTCGATCGGCTGCACGAGTATCCCGATTTCCAATTCGTGCGCGGCGAGGCCCAGATCTATCGATGGATCGAGCAGGAGAATCCTCATCTCCTCGACCAGATTGTAGAATTCATCCGCCAGGGTCGCTGGCACGTTGTGAACGGCATGATCGTTCAGCCCGACATGAACCTGCCGCAAGGCGAGTCCTTTGTGCGCCACGTTCTTCTGGGCAAGGCCGTCATGCGCGAACGCCTCGGGACCGAGCCACGCATTGCCTATTGTGTGGATAGTTTTGGCCATGCCGGCACACTGCCGCAGATTTTGAAGAAGTGTGGTTTCGACGCCTATGTCTTCATGCGGCCCGGCCCACACGAGAAAGAGCTGCCGGCGCAGGCCTTCTGGTGGCAGGCACCCGACGGCAGCCGCGTTCTGGCCTTTCGCATCACAGCCTCCTACACCTCGCGCACCGGTGACCAGGCAAAGCATATCCAGCAGGCGGTGGATGCCAAACCCACCGGGCTCAGCCACACCATGTGCTTCTTTGGCCTGGGCAATCATGGCGGCGGCCCCACCAGGCAGCAGATCGAAAACGTGCAGGCCATCGCTGGCACCCACTCCGATCTGGATATTCGCTTCAGCTCCCCGCAGGCCTACTTTTCCTCCATACGGCCGCAAGCCGATATCTTGCCGGTAGTGGCGGAGGAGCTCCAGTTCCATGCCGTGGGTTGCTACTCCGCCAACAGCGCGCTCAAGCGCGCTCACCGCCAGGCTGAATGCCACCTGCTCGTCGCCGAGCGCATGGCAGTCATGGCCCAACTGTGGGCCGGGCGATCTGCGCCGATGCAGAGCCTGCGGACTCTGTGGCAGGACCTGTGCTTCAACCAGTTCCACGATACACTGGGTGGCTGCTCTATCAAGGAAGCAGAGGACGATACCATCATGGCGCTGGGCCGGGTCATTTTAGGCGCCGACGAGATCGCCAACAGCGCCGGCCGTGCCATTGCCGCCGGCATCGACACGGAGGGGCCAGGCGGCACCCTGGTCCTTTTCAATCCCTTCCCCTACCCATCAACCCGCTATGTGGAATATGAGCCCTGGACCGAATGGCAGCGTTGGCAGGATGGCCACTGGGGCCTGCTCGATGAAAAGGGGCAGGCTGTTGTCCATCAATTGATCGAGACTCATGAGGCTCTCAGCAGATCCGATCACGGCCTCGACCGCATCCTCTTCCAGGCCAAATTGCCGCCGCTGGGCTACCGGGTCTACCGCTTCGCACCGGGCCTGCAGCATGCCAACGCCGCTCCCGTCGCCCACGCCACCCCCACCACGCTGCAGAACGAACGACTGTCCGTGCGCCTGGACCCGAGCACCGGTGTCATTGTTTCGTGTGTGGACAAAGCCAGCGGCCTGGAGTTGGTATCCTCCAGGGGCTGGAACGTGGCCCAGGTACTGGAGGATACCAGCGATACCTGGTCCCACGACGTTCGCCGCTTCGGCAAGGTCGTCGGCCATTTTGGCAATGCTCGTATCTCCGTCTGCGATGACGGGCCCCTGCAGGCGTCGCTGTTGGTCGGACGCAGCTACGAAGGCAGCACCTGGCTCCAGCAGATCATCCTGCGCCAGGGCCGGGCAGAGATTCTCATTCGCAACTGGCTCCATTGGCAAGGCCGTTGGCGAATGATCAAGCTGGCCTTCGATCTCCCTACCGATCTTCCCCAGGCGACCCACGACGTGCCTTTTGGCTGGTGTAACCGTCCCTGCGATGGCGCTGAGGTACCCACCCAGATGTGGATGGACGTCAGCGGCCCTGCCCGCGGGCACCCGGAGCAGCGGGTGGGATTGGCGTTGATAGACGACGGCAAGTACGGTTGCGATGTGGCCGGCAGCATGCTGCGACTGACCATCCTGCGGTCCCCTCCCTATGCCTACCATCAACCCCACCTCCCGGGATCCAAGAAACATTACGACTGGATCGACCAGGGCTTGCAGCAATTCACCCTGGTGCTGTCGCCCCACGCGGGAGATTGGCGCGATGCGCAAGTGGTCCGGCGGGCCCGCGAGATCAACCTGCCCGTCGTGCCAATCACCATGCATTGCCACCCGGGCCCGCGTCCTGCCATCGCCTCCCTGGCAACTCTTTCCTCACCAGAGCTGGAGCTGACAGCCCTGAAACCAGCCGAGGACGGTGACGGCTTTATCGTTCGCATTGCCGACCGTCACGGCCGGGGTGGCGCCGGGAAACTGAGCTGGCAGGATCTGAGCTTCCCGCTGACCGTCGCACCCAGGGAGGTGATTACCCTGCGCCTGTCGTCGGGCAGAGGCCGCTGGCAGGCCAACCTATGTGATATGATCGAGAAGCCACTCTGA
- a CDS encoding GH116 family glycosyl-hydrolase, translating to MSPQHLTASEALTYRGEALRAVALPLGGIGTGSVALAGDGGLRQWQIGNNVNHDAHVPDSFFAIWAGCGEGEQGAVVLQSDSLYKDGAFQPAPSVSDHLVPEGSRRLLSHLPGVDGLQIRAQYPIVEVAYQSNALPVAVQMEAFSPFLPLNSHDSGLPAVLFNFTVNNPGEQSAEVSLLAAQQNLVGWDGRTRIDGVCDPGYGGNINGMVHLRELEVLDMGNTRLEQGHPANGRLALAALRQPGDEISTLLQWHSPRQLWDQFSKHRGRLPDRGGSGASPAGQTWNGALAVHFELAPGASRTVPLVLAWYFPNRYLTWDQRNMGIADRKSRFWLGNQYNNRFDSALAVVEYMRDHYERLVAETRLYRDRFFDSTLPWQLLESVAGPISTIRTPTCLWNEDGRFHGFEGCHGASTVHGEMEGCCPLNCTHVWNYEMALARLFPDLERSMRHTDLVEQMSPQGAIPHRTPLPLYLSRPWSEFIGGPRNPAMDGELGTVLKTYREVRHGAERSWFDKMWPRIRKLMQHMMDDYDTEGDGVIRGEQPNTYDISIYGPNTFIGSLYLAALRAAEEMARLQGEEDLARCYRGRFELGSKNYDRLCWNGEYYIQVVDLEQHAEQQYGSGCHIDQLLGQWWAHVLDLGYLLPEKHVKTAVLNIFNFNRRQGFKKADQKPRIYMDERDKGLYICTWPHGGKPEIPTQYSDEVWSGLEYPLACLLLYEGFIEPALTMLADIRQRHDGSRRSPWNEVECGDHYVRPMASWVLLEAATGYRYDATRGSLAFAPRLGPDSLRSFFVTGSGWGVFSQSGDCARLGLDHGSLRLKELCLKTGRADAAVHLGEQAVATDIERIDGLMRLRFAEPLTVAAGEALTVTFA from the coding sequence ATGTCTCCTCAACACCTCACAGCCAGCGAAGCATTGACCTATCGAGGCGAGGCGTTGCGCGCCGTGGCCCTGCCCTTGGGTGGCATCGGGACCGGCAGCGTGGCACTGGCCGGCGACGGCGGCCTGCGCCAATGGCAGATCGGAAACAACGTCAATCATGATGCCCACGTTCCGGACAGCTTTTTCGCCATTTGGGCCGGTTGTGGGGAGGGAGAGCAGGGCGCCGTGGTGCTGCAGAGCGACTCGCTGTACAAGGATGGCGCCTTCCAGCCTGCGCCCAGCGTCAGCGATCACCTGGTTCCCGAGGGCTCGCGGCGACTCCTGAGTCACCTGCCCGGGGTGGATGGCCTGCAGATCAGGGCCCAATACCCCATCGTGGAGGTGGCCTATCAAAGCAATGCCCTGCCGGTTGCGGTGCAGATGGAGGCTTTCAGCCCCTTTTTGCCCCTCAACAGCCACGATTCCGGGCTGCCTGCCGTTCTCTTCAACTTCACAGTAAACAATCCTGGGGAGCAGTCCGCTGAGGTCTCCCTGCTGGCAGCCCAGCAGAACCTGGTGGGCTGGGACGGCAGGACCCGCATCGACGGGGTGTGCGATCCCGGCTACGGCGGCAACATCAACGGCATGGTGCATCTGCGGGAGCTGGAGGTGTTGGACATGGGCAACACCCGGCTGGAGCAAGGGCATCCGGCCAACGGACGCCTGGCGCTGGCTGCGCTCAGGCAGCCGGGGGACGAGATCAGTACCCTGCTTCAATGGCACTCACCGCGGCAGCTATGGGATCAGTTCAGCAAACACCGCGGTCGTTTGCCTGATCGAGGCGGCAGTGGCGCCAGCCCGGCCGGGCAAACCTGGAACGGGGCGCTGGCGGTGCATTTCGAGCTGGCGCCGGGGGCGAGCCGGACGGTGCCGCTGGTGCTGGCCTGGTATTTTCCCAACCGCTACCTGACGTGGGACCAGCGCAACATGGGCATTGCCGATCGCAAGAGCCGTTTTTGGCTGGGCAATCAGTACAACAACCGGTTTGACAGCGCCCTGGCTGTGGTTGAATACATGCGGGACCACTACGAGCGCCTGGTGGCGGAAACCCGCCTGTATCGTGACCGCTTTTTCGACAGCACCTTGCCATGGCAGTTGCTGGAATCTGTGGCTGGGCCGATCTCCACCATTCGCACACCCACTTGTCTCTGGAACGAGGACGGCCGGTTCCACGGCTTCGAGGGCTGCCATGGCGCAAGCACCGTTCATGGGGAAATGGAAGGGTGTTGCCCCTTGAACTGCACCCATGTCTGGAACTACGAAATGGCCCTGGCCAGGCTCTTCCCCGACCTGGAACGCAGCATGCGCCACACTGACCTGGTGGAGCAGATGAGTCCCCAGGGCGCCATTCCTCACCGAACTCCCCTGCCTCTCTACCTGTCCCGGCCCTGGAGTGAATTCATTGGCGGACCGCGCAACCCGGCCATGGACGGCGAACTGGGCACGGTGCTCAAGACCTACCGGGAAGTGCGCCACGGTGCTGAGCGATCCTGGTTCGATAAGATGTGGCCGCGGATCAGGAAGCTGATGCAGCACATGATGGACGACTACGACACGGAAGGGGACGGCGTCATTCGCGGTGAGCAACCCAACACCTACGACATCTCGATCTATGGTCCCAACACCTTCATCGGCAGCCTCTACCTGGCTGCCCTGCGCGCTGCCGAGGAGATGGCCAGACTTCAGGGCGAAGAGGATCTGGCCCGCTGCTATCGCGGGCGTTTTGAGTTGGGCAGCAAGAACTACGATCGATTGTGCTGGAATGGCGAGTACTACATCCAGGTTGTCGACTTGGAGCAGCACGCGGAGCAACAGTACGGCAGCGGCTGCCATATCGACCAGTTGCTGGGCCAGTGGTGGGCCCATGTACTTGATCTGGGCTATCTCCTGCCAGAAAAACATGTCAAGACAGCTGTCCTGAATATCTTCAACTTCAACCGGCGCCAGGGTTTCAAAAAGGCTGATCAAAAGCCACGCATCTACATGGATGAGCGGGACAAAGGCCTCTACATCTGCACCTGGCCCCACGGCGGCAAGCCCGAGATCCCCACCCAGTACAGCGACGAGGTCTGGAGCGGCCTGGAATACCCGCTGGCCTGCCTGTTGCTCTACGAAGGGTTTATCGAGCCGGCCCTGACCATGCTGGCCGACATCCGCCAGCGCCACGACGGTAGCCGCCGCAGTCCCTGGAACGAGGTGGAGTGCGGCGATCATTACGTGCGCCCGATGGCCAGTTGGGTGCTGCTGGAGGCGGCAACAGGCTATCGCTATGACGCCACGCGCGGGAGCCTGGCCTTCGCGCCCCGACTTGGCCCGGACAGCTTGCGCAGTTTCTTCGTCACCGGCAGCGGCTGGGGCGTTTTCAGCCAGTCCGGCGATTGCGCCCGGCTTGGCCTGGACCACGGCAGCCTCAGGCTGAAAGAGTTATGCCTGAAGACCGGCCGCGCCGATGCCGCAGTCCACCTGGGTGAGCAGGCCGTCGCTACTGATATCGAGCGAATCGACGGCCTCATGCGACTGCGTTTTGCCGAGCCGCTCACCGTTGCCGCGGGGGAAGCGCTGACAGTGACCTTCGCCTGA
- a CDS encoding aldo/keto reductase, with product MEKRTLGRTGLDVSILGFGGFHLLEISASDVDLLLNKYLDAGGNYVETAAEYGDGESERKVGPIMAARREDCILATKCHARDAAGATPIIESSLANLQTDHVDILFMHHVQDFSGLDAILAPDGAIRAAEEARDAGKVRFIGISNHGYPELMIEALKRYPFDVIMTGFNYYDRFNFPLIEETLLPLALEKGVGVVGMKAVGDGYLWRSAEMAFRYAWSLPIHVMVAGMNTLEYLDMDLGYAATYSPLSDEERDQWVFDAPELGNYVCRLCDKCLPCPENINIPLVFEMEGRFDRQMWDGVVRNPGDYWLRNSLRFWFGNQDRAVAGYDALPVRADACSDCGDCEPRCPYNLPIVDKLRHVHYKMTNAEVLY from the coding sequence ATGGAAAAACGCACCCTGGGCCGCACCGGCCTCGACGTATCAATTCTCGGTTTCGGCGGGTTCCACCTCCTGGAGATCAGCGCCAGCGATGTCGATCTTCTTCTCAACAAGTATCTGGATGCAGGTGGCAACTATGTGGAGACCGCCGCCGAATATGGCGATGGCGAGTCTGAACGCAAGGTCGGTCCGATCATGGCCGCCCGGAGAGAGGATTGCATCCTGGCCACCAAATGCCATGCGCGAGACGCGGCCGGCGCCACCCCGATCATCGAAAGCAGCCTCGCCAATCTGCAAACAGACCACGTAGACATCCTGTTTATGCACCATGTGCAGGATTTCTCCGGGCTGGACGCAATTCTCGCGCCCGATGGTGCCATCAGAGCAGCCGAGGAGGCTCGGGACGCTGGCAAGGTCCGTTTCATCGGGATATCCAACCATGGATATCCCGAACTCATGATCGAAGCCCTGAAACGCTATCCCTTCGACGTGATCATGACCGGCTTCAACTATTACGATCGTTTCAATTTCCCGTTGATCGAGGAAACTCTGCTGCCGCTGGCCCTGGAAAAGGGGGTCGGGGTGGTTGGCATGAAGGCGGTCGGGGATGGGTATCTGTGGCGATCGGCGGAGATGGCATTTCGCTACGCCTGGAGCCTGCCCATCCATGTCATGGTGGCCGGCATGAACACCCTGGAGTATCTCGATATGGATCTGGGGTACGCCGCGACCTATTCGCCGTTGAGCGATGAGGAACGGGATCAATGGGTTTTCGATGCCCCTGAGTTGGGCAACTATGTCTGCCGGCTGTGCGACAAATGCCTGCCCTGCCCGGAAAACATCAACATCCCCCTGGTCTTCGAAATGGAAGGGCGTTTCGACCGCCAGATGTGGGATGGCGTGGTGCGTAATCCTGGCGACTACTGGCTTCGCAATTCCCTGCGTTTCTGGTTTGGCAACCAGGACCGGGCTGTCGCCGGCTATGATGCCTTGCCAGTCAGGGCCGATGCCTGCAGCGATTGTGGCGACTGTGAACCCCGCTGCCCCTACAACCTGCCCATTGTCGACAAGCTGCGCCACGTGCACTACAAGATGACCAACGCCGAGGTGTTGTATTAG
- a CDS encoding alcohol dehydrogenase catalytic domain-containing protein — MNYDAHEPLPKTMPAIICHGPGDYRLDEWPVPAPGPEEVVIRVKAVGICASDLKCYLGAPLFWGDEHREGYCQPPVIPGHEFAGEVVALGADAGQKYGLTLGDLAVSEQIVPCWQCRFCKRGQYWMCQDKHDIYGFRQRAFGAMAQFMRFPADAINYKVPTALPVQYAAFIEPLACSIHAVQRGEIELGDVVVVAGAGPLGLGMVAAARLKNPGLLVAVDLREERLAVAKACGADLTLNPGTTDVVDEVRQLTDGYGCDVYIEASGHPAAVEQGLHMIRKLGTFVEFSVMREPVTVDWTIIGDSKELNIHGSHLSPYCYPIAIDMLQKGRLPMDLIVTHQLPLASFQEGINLVSTGEQSIKVILMP, encoded by the coding sequence ATGAACTACGACGCGCACGAGCCGCTACCCAAAACCATGCCGGCCATTATCTGCCACGGCCCAGGCGATTACCGCCTGGATGAATGGCCTGTCCCCGCGCCTGGGCCTGAGGAGGTTGTGATCCGGGTCAAGGCGGTGGGCATCTGCGCCAGCGACCTGAAATGTTACCTGGGCGCCCCACTTTTCTGGGGAGATGAGCATCGGGAGGGGTACTGCCAGCCACCGGTGATTCCAGGTCACGAGTTCGCTGGCGAGGTGGTGGCCCTCGGTGCGGACGCCGGCCAGAAATATGGCCTGACCCTGGGCGACCTGGCGGTTTCCGAGCAGATCGTGCCCTGCTGGCAGTGCCGCTTCTGCAAACGTGGCCAATACTGGATGTGCCAGGACAAACACGACATTTACGGTTTCCGTCAGCGGGCCTTTGGCGCCATGGCCCAGTTCATGCGCTTCCCGGCCGACGCTATTAACTACAAGGTGCCCACCGCACTTCCCGTCCAGTACGCCGCCTTCATTGAGCCTCTGGCCTGCTCGATCCACGCCGTGCAGCGGGGGGAGATCGAGTTGGGCGATGTAGTAGTGGTCGCCGGAGCCGGTCCCTTGGGACTGGGCATGGTAGCTGCGGCCCGGCTGAAGAACCCCGGCCTGCTCGTTGCTGTCGACCTGCGGGAGGAGCGCCTGGCTGTGGCCAAAGCCTGCGGCGCCGACCTGACCCTAAACCCCGGCACGACGGACGTAGTGGACGAGGTACGCCAACTGACCGATGGCTACGGTTGCGACGTTTACATCGAGGCCTCCGGGCATCCGGCGGCGGTTGAGCAGGGCCTGCATATGATCCGCAAGCTGGGTACCTTTGTCGAGTTTAGCGTCATGCGCGAGCCGGTGACAGTAGACTGGACCATCATCGGTGACAGCAAGGAGCTGAATATTCACGGCTCCCATCTCAGCCCCTACTGCTATCCCATCGCCATCGACATGCTGCAGAAGGGCCGCCTGCCGATGGATCTTATTGTTACCCACCAACTTCCTCTGGCCTCGTTCCAGGAGGGCATCAACCTGGTGTCGACCGGGGAGCAGTCCATCAAGGTGATACTGATGCCGTAA
- a CDS encoding rhamnulokinase family protein, protein MPATANFLAVDLGASGGRVMLGRWDGARFALEELHRFPNGPVNLLGRLHWDHLRLWTEIKQGLSRYAARYDEPAAGIGVDTWGVDYALLDRNGALLGNPFHYRDPGTNGILEEAFKRVPRDQIYQVTGLQFIQFNTLFQLLSRKLSEDPQLDLAKTLLMTPDLFAYWLTGETVVEYTVASTSQMLDARTRQWATGLLKQLELPMDILAPLVEPGSVVGRLLPAVAAELGLSPDVPVIATGSHDTASAVAAVPGLDSKSAYISSGTWSLVGMEWPEPVINEQALALDFTNEGGVGDTFRLLKNLTGLWLLQESRRQWQREGRQDLDWGQLIDQAREAEPLQSLIDPDAADFAAPGDMPAAIRSYCQRTGQAVPESVGAMVRCCLESLALKSIGLVDAVQALTGSRVDTIRIVGGGTQNRLLNQFIADASGRQVVAGPVEATALGNIMIQAIATGHLDSIAAGRQAVAESTGRDRYEPLPDSRWKEGFERLNSLAV, encoded by the coding sequence ATGCCGGCAACAGCCAATTTTCTCGCCGTAGACCTGGGAGCCTCAGGTGGTCGGGTCATGCTCGGTCGCTGGGATGGCGCCCGTTTTGCCCTGGAGGAACTGCACCGCTTCCCCAACGGTCCAGTCAACCTGCTTGGACGGCTGCACTGGGATCACTTGCGCCTATGGACTGAAATCAAGCAGGGACTCAGTCGCTATGCCGCTCGCTACGACGAGCCGGCGGCGGGAATCGGCGTCGATACCTGGGGTGTCGATTATGCCCTGCTGGACAGGAACGGAGCCCTGCTGGGAAATCCCTTTCACTATCGGGACCCCGGCACCAATGGAATACTGGAGGAGGCGTTCAAGCGGGTGCCCCGGGATCAGATCTACCAGGTCACCGGCCTCCAGTTCATTCAATTCAATACCCTGTTTCAGCTGCTCAGCCGGAAACTGTCTGAAGATCCCCAATTGGACCTGGCAAAGACCTTGTTGATGACTCCCGACCTGTTTGCCTACTGGTTGACCGGCGAGACCGTGGTGGAATACACCGTAGCTTCCACAAGTCAGATGTTGGATGCCCGAACCCGGCAATGGGCAACGGGGCTGCTCAAACAACTGGAGCTTCCCATGGATATCCTGGCACCGTTGGTGGAACCAGGCAGCGTGGTTGGGCGGCTGCTTCCCGCTGTGGCAGCGGAGCTTGGCTTGAGCCCGGACGTGCCGGTAATTGCCACCGGTAGCCACGATACGGCCAGTGCGGTCGCAGCCGTGCCCGGCCTGGATAGCAAGAGCGCCTATATCAGCAGTGGCACCTGGAGTCTGGTTGGCATGGAGTGGCCCGAACCGGTGATCAATGAACAGGCTCTGGCGCTGGACTTCACCAACGAGGGAGGCGTTGGTGATACTTTTCGACTGCTGAAGAACCTGACAGGACTCTGGCTATTGCAGGAAAGTCGCCGCCAGTGGCAGCGAGAGGGGCGACAGGACCTGGACTGGGGACAACTGATCGACCAGGCTCGCGAGGCGGAACCGCTTCAGAGCCTCATTGATCCCGATGCTGCCGATTTCGCGGCTCCGGGTGACATGCCTGCCGCCATTCGATCCTACTGCCAACGCACCGGGCAAGCAGTCCCGGAGAGCGTTGGCGCCATGGTGCGCTGTTGTCTCGAAAGCCTGGCTTTGAAGTCGATCGGCTTGGTCGATGCGGTCCAGGCTCTGACTGGCAGCCGGGTAGACACCATTCGCATTGTTGGCGGCGGAACGCAGAACCGGCTGCTCAACCAGTTCATCGCCGATGCCTCGGGGCGCCAGGTCGTGGCGGGCCCCGTCGAAGCGACAGCCCTGGGCAACATCATGATCCAGGCCATTGCCACGGGCCATCTCGATAGTATCGCCGCTGGGCGTCAGGCCGTTGCCGAATCCACCGGGCGGGACAGGTATGAACCGCTGCCGGATAGCCGCTGGAAGGAAGGCTTCGAGCGACTGAACAGCCTGGCTGTGTGA